From a single Aspergillus puulaauensis MK2 DNA, chromosome 2, nearly complete sequence genomic region:
- a CDS encoding uncharacterized protein (COG:E,O;~EggNog:ENOG410PKAW;~InterPro:IPR018202,IPR001563,IPR029058;~MEROPS:MER0016549;~PFAM:PF00450;~SECRETED:SignalP(1-19);~go_function: GO:0004185 - serine-type carboxypeptidase activity [Evidence IEA];~go_process: GO:0006508 - proteolysis [Evidence IEA]) has translation MPPRLSFVSLLSLAAASLAAPDAHPRFSLNKRQLPQDPTGVKKIETPNGVTIRYKEPGKDGVCETTPGVNSYSGYVDLSPESHTFFYFFEARHDPANAPITLWLNGGPGSDSLIGLFEELGPCAINENLTTDVNPYSWSEVSNLLFISQPLGVGFSYAETEEGSLNPVTGVVEDSSFDGVQGRYPKINATLTDTTELAAHATWEVLQGFLGGLPQLDSAIKSKVFSLWTESYGGHYGPAFFNHFYEQNQKIINGTVDGIELNFNSLGIINGIIDEGIQAGHYPEFAVHNTYGIKAINDTVYNYMKFANEMPNGCQDQVALCKQTNRTSFADYALCSEATNMCRDNVEGPYYNFGGRGVYDIRHPYDDPTPPALFEPFLSQDWVMEALGVSVNYTSSNNDVYYAFQQTGDFVWPNFIEDLEEILTYPVRVSLIYGDADYICNWFGGQAVSLTVKYPHSKQFQQAGYTGLLVDGVEYGETREYGNFSFTRVYEAGHEVPYYQPEASLQLFNRTLFGWDIAEGTVQIWPGYSTNGSATATHSESFVPLPTATPSASPSSGLF, from the exons ATGCCTCCCCGTCTTAGCTTCGTCTCACTGTTGTCTCTGGCTGCTGCCTCCTTGGCCGCGCCTGACGCACACCCAAGGTTTTCCTTAAACAAAAGACAACTGCCACAAGACCCAACCGGTGTGAAGAAAATTGAGACCCCCAATGGCGTGACCATTCGATACAAGGAGCCTGGCAAAGACGGCGTCTGCGAGACGACCCCTGGAGTCAACTCTTACTCCGGATATGTCGATCTGTCGCCCGAGTCCCATACGTTCTTTTACTTCTTTGAGGCTCGCCACGATCCCGCAAACGCCCCCATTACCTTGTGGCTAAACGGTGGACCAGGAAGTGATTCTCTTATCGGCTTATTTGAGG AACTGGGACCATGCGCTATTAACGAGAACCTGACAACCGACGTTAACCCGTACTCGTGGAGCGAGGTTTCTAATCTTTTGTTCATCTCGCAACCGCTAGGAGTCG GGTTCTCGTACGCCGAAACTGAGGAGGGATCGCTCAACCCTGTTACCGGCGTTGTCGAGGATTCTTCCTTCGATGGTGTCCAAGGCCGTTACCCGAAAATCAACGCTACTTTAACTG ACACCACTGAGCTTGCCGCCCACGCGACCTGGGAAGTTTTGCAGGGTTTCCTGGGTGGACTACCACAGTTGGACAGCGCGATAAAGTCCAAGGTCTTCAGCTTGTGGACTGAGAGCTATGGAGGTCACTACGGGCCAGCATTCTTCAACCACTTCTACGAACAAAACCAGAAGATTATCAACGGAACTGTGGACGGTATTGAACTTAACTTCAACTCTCTGGGTATCATTAACGGTATTATCGATGAAGGAATTCAA GCGGGCCACTACCCTGAATTCGCAGTGCACAACACCTATGGCATCAAGGCT ATCAACGACACAGTCTACAACTACATGAAATTTGCGAACGAGATGCCTAATGGATGCCAGGACCAGGTTGCTCTCtgcaaacaaacaaaccgAACCTCATTTGCCGACTACGCCCTGTGTTCGGAAGCAACTAACATGTGCAGAGACAATGTCG aGGGACCCTACTACAACTTCGGCGGCCGCGGCGTTTACGACATCCGCCACCCGTACGAT gaccCAACACCCCCCGCTCTTTTCGAGCCTTTCCTCAGCCAGGACTGGGTCATGGAAGCCCTTGGCGTAAGCGTCAACTATACTTCCTCTAACAACGACGTCTACTACGCCTTCCAGCAAACCGGCGACTTCGTCTGGCCCAACTTCATCGAGGACCTCGAAGAAATCCTCACATACCCAGTCCGCGTTTCCCTCATCTACGGCGATGCAGACTACATCTGCAACTGGTTCGGTGGCCAGGCCGTCTCCCTCACCGTGAAGTACCCGCACTCCAAACAGTTCCAACAGGCCGGCTACACCGGCCTTCTGGTCGATGGTGTTGAGTATGGCGAAACCCGCGAGTACGGCAACTTCTCGTTCACCCGTGTTTACGAGGCTGGCCATGAAGTCCCCTATTACCAGCCCGAGGCCTCTCTGCAGCTGTTCAACCGCACCCTGTTTGGCTGGGATATTGCGGAAGGCACCGTCCAGATTTGGCCTGGGTATAGCACTAATGGGTCGGCAACGGCGACTCACTCTGAGTCGTTTGTGCCCTTGCCGACGGCTACGCCTTCGGCGTCGCCTAGCTCAGGTCTTTTCTGA
- a CDS encoding unc-93 family MFS transporter (COG:S;~EggNog:ENOG410PGEQ;~InterPro:IPR010291,IPR036259;~PFAM:PF05978,PF07690;~TransMembrane:12 (i49-68o88-104i111-130o136-161i173-191o211-228i264-282o302-321i333-351o383-403i415-435o441-466i)), producing MASTNEKGAPESSADPQIVQDNSVVGKAWMYKPLKLGPWKLPHFASPQVQLILVSFVCFLCPGMYNSVTGLGGAGQLNLSDVSKSNTATYSTFAVVGFFAGSIANRIGLQLTLSFGGFGYFLYVASLLSYNHNGNSGFLIFAGALLGVCAGLLWCAQGAVMMSYPNEHEKGKYISIFWIIFNLGGVIGGLIPLGENINQKDAGNVNDGTYIAFMVLMVAGFILAWGLADSKYIVRTDGTRVITMKNPTWKSELIGLYETLLSDWYIITFFPMFLASNWFYGYHFNSINGSYFSVRTRALNSILYWSMQMVGAFLFGLILDLKFLKRPARAKLIWFLLFALTMGVWGGGYAFQRTYTREDVHSEDPSKLREATDWTSSGFIGPMFMYMFYGFYDAAFQTCAYWFMGCLSNNGRKLANFAGFYKGIQSAGAAGMWAMDFNNKPYMTMFASCWGLLGAALLIAAPVIFFRIKEHTELEEDLKFSDEAAADVIGLDLVAQSQPEYQERQESTPEKKRSPSDA from the exons ATGGCAAGCACCAATGAGAAGGGTGCTCCGGAGAGCAGTGCCGATCCTCAAATTGTTCAGGACAACAGTGTGGTTGGAAAGGCTTGGATGTACAAGCCCTTGAAACTTGGTCCTTGGAAGTTGCCTCACTTCGCTTCTCCTCAAGTCCAGTTGATTCTGGTTTCCTTCGTTTGTTTTCTCTGCCCCGGCATGTACAATTCCGTCACAGGTTTAGGTGGCGCTGGTCAACTCAACTTGTCCGATGTCAGTAAATCCAACACGGCTACATACAGTACTTTTGCCGTCGTCGGTTTCTTTGCCGGTTCCATCGCTAACCGCATTGGCCTGCAATTGACTCTTTCGTTCGGTGGTTTTGGATATTTCCTCTATGTCGCTTCTCTCCTGTCCTACAACCACAACGGAAATTCCGGTTTCCTGATTTTTGCCGGTGCGTTGTTGGGTGTTTGCGCCGGTCTGCTATGGTGTGCCCAGGGTGCTGTCATGATGAGCTACCCGAACGAGCATGAGAAGGGCAaatatatctctattttttGGATCATTTTCAACCTGGGAGGCGTGATTGGAGGTTTG ATCCCACTTGGTGAGAATATAAATCAAAAGGATGCTGGCAACGTCAACGATGGGACATATATTGCTTTCATGGTTCTCATGGTTGCCGGGTTTATTCTCGCCTGGGGCCTCGCAGACTCAAAGTACATTGTGCGAACTGATGGCACGCGTGTTATCACCATGAAGAACCCCACCTGGAAGTCTGAACTGATTGGTTTATACGAGACTTTACTGAGCGACTGGTACATCATCACGTTTTTCCCCATGTTCTTGGCTAGTAACTGGTTTTACGGCTACCATTTCAACTCCATCAACGGTTCTTACTTCTCCGTCCGCACTCGAGCCCTCAACAGTATCTTGTACTGGTCCATGCAAATGGTTGGCGCCTTTTTGTTTGGCCTGATTTTGGACTTAAAATTCCTCAAGCGGCCTGCTCGTGCCAAGCTCATTTGGTTTCTCTTGTTCGCACTCACCATGGGTGTCTGGGGAGGTGGGTATGCCTTCCAGAGAACCTACACCCGCGAGGACGTCCACTCCGAGGACCCCTCGAAGTTGCGTGAAGCTACGGACTGGACTAGCAGCGGCTTCATTGGGCCAATGTTTATGTACATGTTTTACGGGTTTTACGATGCTGCATTTCAAACATGCGCCTACTG GTTCATGGGCTGCCTATCGAACAACGGTCGTAAACTAGCCAATTTTGCGGGTTTCTACAAGGGAATCCAATCTGCAGGTGCGGCAGGGATGTGGGC GATGGACTTTAACAACAAGCCGTACATGACCATGTTTGCGTCGTGCTGGGGTTTGCTCGGTGCTGCTCTCTTAATTGCTGCTCCGGTCATCTTCTTTAGGATTAAGGAGCATACTGAGCTAGAGGAGGACCTGAAGTTCTCCGACGAGGCTGCCGCAGATGTCATCGGCCTTGATTTGGTTGCTCAGTCGCAGCCCGAGTATCAAGAACGGCAAGAATCTACTCCCGAAAAAAAGAGGAGTCCTTCTGATGCTTGA
- a CDS encoding N-acetylglucosamine-6-phosphate deacetylase (CAZy:CE9;~COG:G;~EggNog:ENOG410PGIH;~InterPro:IPR006680,IPR011059,IPR003764,IPR032466;~MEROPS:MER0033184;~PFAM:PF01979;~go_function: GO:0008448 - N-acetylglucosamine-6-phosphate deacetylase activity [Evidence IEA];~go_function: GO:0016787 - hydrolase activity [Evidence IEA];~go_function: GO:0016810 - hydrolase activity, acting on carbon-nitrogen (but not peptide) bonds [Evidence IEA];~go_process: GO:0006044 - N-acetylglucosamine metabolic process [Evidence IEA]), with protein MPGKTAPQSRVVKFTNCRIVKGDKLIDQDVWIDSTSGKILRDQEAFYGLHLSPDEVIDLGGRILAPGLIDCQLNGAQGFDFSVLQSSKDEYDERLREVNKCLARTGVTSYLPTVVSSTAEVYHKVLPSLGPTGNTHHPEDGAESLGAHVEGPFLSPGRNGIHKTEVLRSAATPDDLIACYGRENLNGGSKNIRLITAAPEVGKMLSNIPHIVSQGIIYSIGHSDATYEQALAATDQGATMVTHLFNAMRPFYHRNPGIFGLLGQQSEHPRRPFYGIIADGIHLHPTSIRIAYNAHPDGLILVTDAMRLCGLPDGIYDWTNGERIIKSGARLTLEGSDKIAGSCATLIECVNNFRRWSGASTAQALNAATATPARLLRIQGVKGTLDSGADADLIVLSDENDPYSGRTLTVNQVWKRGSKIYDSGKDPVLS; from the coding sequence ATGCCTGGAAAGACCGCACCCCAGTCGCGTGTCGTGAAATTCACAAACTGTCGGATCGTGAAAGGCGACAAGCTCATCGACCAAGATGTCTGGATTGACTCGACATCAGGAAAGATCCTACGGGATCAGGAGGCATTTTATGGACTTCATTTATCTCCCGATGAAGTTATCGACCTAGGCGGACGCATTCTCGCTCCGGGGCTCATCGACTGTCAGTTGAATGGCGCCCAAGGCTTCGACTTCTCAGTACTGCAGTCCTCAAAGGATGAATATGACGAACGTCTGCGGGAAGTCAACAAATGCCTCGCCCGGACAGGGGTAACCTCCTACCTCCCCACTGTTGTCAGCTCAACTGCAGAAGTCTATCACAAAGTTCTCCCCTCCCTTGGTCCGACAGGGAATACGCACCATCCAGAAGATGGCGCAGAGTCTCTCGGAGCCCACGTTGAAGGTCCCTTCCTCAGCCCTGGGCGCAACGGAATTCATAAGACAGAAGTTCTCCGCTCAGCAGCAACGCCCGACGACCTGATCGCCTGCTACGGTCGTGAGAACCTCAACGGCGGCTCCAAAAATATCAGGCTTATCACTGCCGCCCCCGAGGTTGGCAAAATGCTTTCCAACATCCCACACATCGTCTCCCAGGGCATCATATATTCAATTGGTCACTCGGACGCAACATACGAGCAAGCACTCGCGGCCACCGACCAGGGCGCGACGATGGTCACCCACCTCTTCAACGCCATGCGCCCCTTCTACCACCGCAACCCAGGCATCTTTGGCCTTCTCGGCCAACAGAGCGAACACCCCCGCCGCCCTTTCTACGGCATTATTGCCGATGGCATCCACCTGCACCCAACCTCCATCCGCATCGCATACAACGCCCACCCAGACGGCCTCATCCTTGTCACCGACGCAATGAGACTATGCGGTCTCCCCGATGGTATTTACGACTGGACAAACGGCGAGCGCATCATAAAGTCCGGCGCGCGACTCACACTCGAAGGCTCTGATAAGATCGCTGGCAGCTGTGCTACGCTCATTGAGTGCGTGAACAATTTCCGCCGCTGGTCTGGCGCTTCGACGGCACAGGCCCTTAATGCGGCCACGGCAACCCCGgcccgccttcttcgcataCAGGGCGTCAAGGGTACTCTAGATAGCGGCGCTGATGCGGATCTCATCGTCCTTAGTGACGAGAACGACCCGTACTCTGGGCGAACGCTGACAGTGAACCAGGTCTGGAAGCGGGGGTCGAAAATCTATGATTCTGGTAAAGATCCTGTTTTGAGTTGA
- a CDS encoding GMC family oxidoreductase (CAZy:AA3;~COG:E;~EggNog:ENOG410PHQX;~InterPro:IPR012132,IPR036188,IPR027424,IPR000172, IPR007867;~PFAM:PF00732,PF05199;~go_function: GO:0016614 - oxidoreductase activity, acting on CH-OH group of donors [Evidence IEA];~go_function: GO:0050660 - flavin adenine dinucleotide binding [Evidence IEA];~go_process: GO:0055114 - oxidation-reduction process [Evidence IEA]), producing MATTNDFPASDVNAYDYVIVGGGTAGCVIASRLAQYLPNKRILLIEAGPSDYMDDRVLNLKEWLNLLGGELDYDYPTVEQPMGNSHIRHSRAKVLGGCSSHNTLISFRPFEYDCKRWESQGCTGWSFETFTRVLDGLRNTVQPVHDRHRNQLCKDWIQACSTAMNIPIIPDFNKEIRSKGQLTEGVGFFSVSYNPDDGRRSSASVAYIHPILHGEEKRPNLTMLTNAWVSRVNVNGDTVTGVDITLQSGAKHTLQPKKETVICAGAVDTPKLLLHSGLGPKQQLASLGIPVVKDIPGVGENLIDHPESIIVWELSQPVPPNQTTMDSDAGIFLRREAPNAAGSDGRAADVMMHCYQIPFCLNTSRLGYDTPVDAFCMTPNIPRPRSRGRLYLTSSDPNVKPALDFRYFTDPEGYDAATIVTGLKAAREISKQSPFKDWIKREVAPGPKVQSDEELSEYGRRVAHTVYHPAGTTKMGDVTRDPMAVVDPKLRIRGLKNVRIADAGVFPEMPTVNPMLTVLAIGERAAELIAEDAGWKLEQPRL from the exons atggccaccaccaacgaTTTCCCCGCAAGCGACGTCAACGCCTACGACTATGTGATTGTCGGAGGTGGTACTGCAGGCTGCGTTATCGCGAGCCGCTTAGCCCAGTACTTGCCTAACAAGCGCATCCTGCTAATTGAGGCTGGCCCTAGCGACTATATGGACGACCGTGTCCTTAACCTGAAGGAGTGGCTCAATCTGCTGGGGGGCGAGCTGGACTACGACTACCCGACTGTTGAGCAACCAATGG GTAACAGCCATATCCGCCACTCTCGCGCAAAGGTTCTGGGAGGTTGCTCGAGCCACAACACTTTGATCTCGTTCCGTCCCTTTGAGTATGACTGCAAGCGATGGGAAAGCCAGGGATGCACAGGGTGGTCATTTGAGACTTTCACTCGCGTGCTTGATGGCCTGCGCAACACCGTTCAGCCTGTCCACGACCGACACCGTAACCAGCTGTGCAAGGACTGGATCCAAGCCTGTTCGACGGCAATGAACATTCCCATCATCCCCGACTTTAACAAGGAAATACGTTCCAAGGGTCAATTGACAGAAGGCGTTGGCTTCTTCTCAGTTTCGTATAACCCCGACGATGGCCGCCGTAGCAGCGCCAGTGTCGCCTATATTCACCCTATCCTTCacggcgaggagaagcgtCCCAATCTAACCATGCTCACCAACGCCTGGGTGTCTCGTGTCAATGTGAATGGCGACACCGTCACTGGGGTTGATATTACCCTGCAGTCAGGTGCGAAGCACACTCTCCAACCTAAGAAGGAGACCGTCATCTGCGCTGGTGCCGTGGATACACCTAAGCTTCTTCTCCACTCCGGCCTAGGGcccaagcagcagctggcCTCTCTTGGAATCCCGGTTGTGAAGGACATTCCCGGTGTGGGCGAGAACTTGATCGACCACCCGGAGAGTATTATCGTGTGGGAGCTCAGCCAACCAGTTCCTCCCAACCAGACGACCATGGACTCGGACGCAGGCATTTTCCTGCGGCGCGAGGCACCCAACGCTGCTGGTTCTGACGGACGCGCTGCCGACGTTATGATGCACTGTTACCAGATCCCATTTTGTCTCAACACGTCGCGTCTAGGATATGACACTCCCGTTGATGCTTTCTGCATGACTCCCAATATCCCCCGCCCTCGCTCACGTGGCCGTCTCTATCTGACCTCATCTGACCCCAACGTCAAGCCAGCCTTGGACTTCCGTTACTTCACCGACCCCGAAGGCTACGATGCCGCTACTATTGTCACGGGCCTTAAGGCCGCGCGTGAGATTTCTAAGCAATCGCCCTTCAAAGACTGGATTAAGCGCGAGGTCGCCCCTGGCCCGAAGGTGCAGTCCGACGAGGAACTCTCTGAGTACGGCCGTCGCGTCGCGCACACCGTCTACCACCCCGCTGGAACGACCAAGATGGGCGATGTGACTCGCGACCCGATGGCTGTTGTCGACCCCAAGCTGAGAATCCGTGGTTTGAAGAACGTCCGCATCGCTGATGCTGGTGTCTTCCCCGAGATGCCCACCGTCAACCCTATGTTGACGGTGCTGGCTATCGGCGAGCGCGCTGCCGAGTTGATTGCTGAGGATGCAGGCTGGAAGCTTGAGCAGCCCAGGCTGTAA